ctctgctaaaacctgagtagactgataaatcaatgtgatcagttattaatctcagcattactgagctctgctaaagcctgagtagactgataaatcaatgtgatcggttattaatctcagcattactgagctctgctaaagcctgagtagactgataaatcaatgtgatcagttattaatctcagtgttactgagctctgctaaagtctgagtagactgataaatcaatgtgatcagttattaatctcagtattactgagctctgctaaagtctgagtagactgataaatcaatgtgatcagttattaatctcagagttactgagctctgctaaagcctgagtagactgataaatcaatgtgatcggttattaatctcagcgttactgagctctgctaaagcctgagtagactgataaatcaatgtgatcggttattaatctcagtgttattgagctctttTGATAGATGATCAAATTGATTGTAGTAGTTGATGTGTTTGTGACTGATAAATTTATCACTGGTCTTGCTGCTCAGAGGATTGTGGGAGCAGAAGGGGACTGAAGGTGGCAGCAAGagggtgaaaaatgaaattttgcGGAGCttagttttttacataatgagCTAATTGTTCAGAAAATGTAATAACAACCGAATTACATGAAGAGAACTGTCAACCAGTAACAGTGAGTTAATCAAGTGCCTCATGAAGATGTATTGTAACTGCAGACAGTACTATTTTGTGTATTGTAATAGAACCGACCACTGATTACATTTAATTCTGTATATTCAGGCTTGACAAGCATTGGTCTTGATGGCTCTGAAGGAGTCAATGATACCCTTAAACCTACCGTCAGTGTTCACATTACTCCAAACTGAGTCACTGGCCAAACAACATTCAGTTAAAGATAACAGTCTCTGATCTCCCATAACATTCCACTGAGCTGCTGCCACACAGCCCTAACTGACATGGAGAAAAGGGTGGAGATTAGATCTGACACTGGATGGCAGCTAGTGTCATACAGTAAACAGGCTTTGAGTAACAGTATAATCTGATCCTTCACCTGCTGTGCTTTTTACCTTGCGTTCATGTTGGCTTGACAAAACCGACCTATTCTTCTTCTACTGTTGTAATTGTACAGGGCACAGGGTTCAAACTAGAACCCTAAATGTTTGCAGGACTGTTGTGCGCTTGTGCCTTTGATTGCATGCTTGCTTTTGTGCTACAGTTGGTCACCACTTTTTGTCACAggaaattaataaaaatttgACAATTCAAAATTCATTACATACagatgcacaaacacacacacacacacacacacacacacacacacacacacacacacacacacacacatatatatatatatattcttcttctttcggctgctctcTTTAGGgtttgccacagcggatcatctgcctccatcttgccctatccactgcctcctctacttttacaccaaccatctccatgtccaccttcactacatccataaaccttctctgaggtctacctcttctccttctacccggcagctccatctccaatattctttgcccaatatatccactattcctcctcaacacatgtccaaaccatctcaacctggcctctctggctttatctccaaactgctccaccttcactgtccctctgatctgctcatttctaatcttgtccatccttgtcactcccaacgaaaatctcagcatcttcatctccgccacctccagctcagcctcctgtcttttagacagagccacagtctccaaaccagacatcgtagcaggacgcactgctgtcttgtaaaccttccctttcactcttgctgctgtccttctgtcacacatcagccctgacacccgtctccacccactccatcctgcctgcaccctcttctttacctcttttctacactgtccattgctctggattgttgacccaagatatttgaagtcatccacctttacgacctctactccttgcatctttacatttccacctgcctccctctcattcacacacatgtattccatcttgtctctactgaccttcattcctctcctctccagtgcaaacctccacctctccagattctcttccacctgctctctactctcaccacagattacaatgtcatctgcaaacattatGGTCCATGGAgactcctgcctgacctcatctgtcagcctgtccatcaccattgcaaacaagaaggggctcaaaacTGATCcatgatgtaaccccaccttcaccttgaaaccatttgccactccaactgcacacctcaccactgtctcactatcctcatacatgtcctgcaccaccctaacatacttttcagctacacctgacttcctcatacagtaccacagttcctctcttggcaccctatcatctgccttctctagatccacaaagacacaatgcagctccttctgaccttctctgtacttctctaccaacactctcaacacaaaaattacatctgtggtgctctttctgggcatgaagccaaactgctgctcactgatctgaaccactcgccttagccttgcttcaacaactctttcccataccttcatggtgtggctcatcaactttatacctctgtagttactgcagctctgcacatcacccttgttcttaaaaatggggaccattgcactgcttctccactcatcaggcatcctctcactctccaggattttgttaaacaacctggttaaaaagtccactgccttctctcctaaacatctccatacctccacaggtatgtcatctggaccaattgcctttccattcttcatcctttttaaagctgccctcacttccaccttactaattctctgcgcttcctgatccactatctctcccccgttgtcctcctctctctcgcgttttcctcattcattggttcttcaaagtcctccttccatctactcaacactctctgttccctcactagtacatttccctctctatcctttatcagcctaacctgctgtacatcctttccagctctatctctctgtttagccaaacgatacaagtcctttactccttctttactgtccagcctctcatacagctcatcataggcctgagcctttgcctttgctgccattcttttcgctatgccaCTAGCCTCACggcactcctgcctacttccttcatctctctggttatcccactttttcttagctgccttcttcttctgaatactctcctggacttcctcattccaacACCaactttccttttcttctttcctctgaccagacgaaagtCCCAaaacattcttgccagtttctctcaccaccttaagctatagtttcccagtcctcaggcagctcctcactgcccccaagggcctgttggaatttttccctgaactgcctgcaaccatcctcctcctatagcttccaccatctaatctttggctctgtcttcactctcttcctcgtctctgtttctaatctcattctacagacaaccaccctatgctgccttgctacactttctcctggcaccactttacaatctccaatctcctttaggtggcatctcctgctaaggatataatccacctgtgtgcacctccctccactcttgtatgtcaccctgtgttcttccctcttctgaaaatacgtgttcaccacagccatttccattctctctgcaaaatctaaaaccatctgaccttctgcattggTTGCCCGCTCCTTTACTGCTCAATATCACGTTACAGATGGACTTTGTGGATGATGAAAATCACCCTTCTTCTGATTCTTTGAACTTGCAACAATTATTTAATGAGGGAAAGTAGAGTTTAGAGGTTGATTTAGAATCAAAGGGGGGAATTGTcatggaaatgtatttaatagtgttgaaatatgacttttgAGCTTTTATGCTTAAGGAAGATTTTAAATGTCACAGTGGCCGAGAGGTAGCGGGATTGTTTTGCCTCTCAGGAGATAAGTGGAAGTGACCTTGCTATGAGAACAGAAGCAGAGTGGGAAGATAGATGCAGCAAGGCAGTGGCACCTAGCCACAAGGCTACGGGTCGAATCTGGATGTTTTGGCTTGGCTGCTTGCTGTAAACAGGTCGTATAAGATAAACATGTAGGAGAAAGGTGTACGATTGAGAACAATGCTGACTAATGCTTACTGCCATAAGAGGAACGTAAGGGCGGGGGAACAACAGAAAGCTATAAGAAGCAAGACACACAGTGAAAGAGATTAGGTAGGGGAGAgagaatacattttttgttatgatcacttttaataaacttgCTACTCACTCTTGATCCAGACTCAGAGACCTTCATTATTACTTGTCATCCAGCGATTTCCACCACACtctctttcacaccatacatacccagcacctcttcatcccctctgttcccttcaccaacatgtccattgaagtctgcaccaatcaccaatctctcctctctagggacaccatctaccacttcatccatcttactccaaaattcctctttctcctctaactgacaaccaacctgtggtgcatatgaactgaccacattcaaaattacaccatcaacctccaacttcaggctcataatcctgtctgacactctctttacatccagaacacttttcccaagctgttcctttaggattatccctactccatttctcttcctctctacaccatgatagaacagtttgaatccacctccaatgttcctggccttgcttcctttccatctggactcctggacacacagaatatctcccttccttctctccatcatgtctgcaagctctctgcctttaccagtcattgtccctatgttcagagtccctactctaacctccacactcctgcctttccttctctctcgctgccttctaacccgccttcctcctctcctctttgatggtcttcgacctacagtagtccaatttccaccggcaccctgctggtaaCAGCACCAGAGGTGCTCGCTGTTAACcggggcctcgaccgatccggtatggcatcatatttgtgatccgcatgatagttttggcacaagttttatgccggatgcccttcctgacgcaaccctcaccatttatccgggcttgggaccggcaccagaagtacacaaagtacacccctaatgggtggtttttatatatatatatatatataaatcatctTGGCAACAACAtggaacatccatccatccatccattttctaagccgcttctccgtcagggtcgcagtgGGGTACAACATGAAACAATAAAGCAATAACCTAGCAaccccttagcaaccacctggaaattCATAGCAACAGCTTGACAAACTTCGTTCACCAACTTGCCCTTcttcttttaaattttatttttgaagtatttttgTAAGAAAATGCTGTGTGATTTCATTAAATACATCTTTAAAACTCGATTTAAGAGCTGTCTACCTTTTTGATttgtatatgttgtgtttttggccCTCACCACAAACACTGCACCGTGTCTTGCAATGGGTGGATccattttaaaaagacatttagaTATTagagtgtttacccaggcagggattgaacccctgTCTAcattgtaaagggcagcagCGTTACTCACTGTACTACACCAGTTTAAATATATTATCTATattaaatggacaaaaaataaaaaagtgcattTAAGCTAATGGGAATCCAATTTCaattcaaatacatttacaattaaatttttcagttttgtttcctCAATAGTGAAAGCATTTCAACTCTCAGGTTCTAAattgataaataaatgtgttcaaCCTTGAATGAGCCCAGACTGTTTGCTGTTATTTATCCAGTTAAATCCAAACTAATTCCAAAGTATCTGGTCATAAacaccaatcaggcagaacattaagtccacctccttgtatctacactgtctgttttatgagtttcatatattttcactctgtagttctacagttacagaatctgtttctctgcatactattaccctgttcttcagtggtcatgccccccatggaccctcacagagcaggtactatttgggtggtgggtcattctctgcACAGGtgaggtggaccgacaaggtaggagtgtctaatagagtggacagtgagtggacacagtgtttaaaactccagcagcactgctgtgtctgatccactcagaccagcacaacacacactaacacaccgtcagtgttactgcagtgctgagaatgacccaccacccaaatagtacctgctctgtgagggtccatgggggtcctgaccactgaagaaatgtagaactacagagtgaaaatatgtggtcagtggagctgattaaattgACAATGACTGTAGATAAGAGAAGGAGGTTTCAAGGTTATGGCTGATGTAATGGCAGCTGCCACTGATGAAGTCCAGTCAAAGTTTATGTAACGCTTTTTTCAGCAGGTGTCATcacaaaagcagctttacagaaaaatctgggtctgagcccccatgagcatcaaTGATGACAgtgacaaggaaaaactccctaagagcaagaggaataAACACTGAGAGcaaccaggactcaaaaggggaacccatcctcttctggccgacaccggatagcaaacaacattagtataaaatatgagaatacaaaacagggaaaaacaggCTGTATTTTCAGTGTAGCAGTGGAGAATAAATGCTGTATTTACTGATCAACAAAAAGaagtcttgttcagtggtgttttctttttgttttcgaCTGTATTTTTGATAAAACACAAATTTCTTATATatcatttgaattgaattattttGATCCTAAAGGAGAGTTCCAAGATTTTTTCTAAATTCCTCCCTATCTCTGTGTCTAAGCTGTaatcagagattcagagagattcatagggttttggtgtgaaatgtttcaggcgtctttacagtggtggtgataggacccatgactacaacacagatatagacattttatttaccacctAGAACCACCAGAGTCATTCTAGGTGGTAAATAAACCACCAagacacgagtcttctgagttcatatggaatgttgatgatggaaaacagtggaaaatctggaataatttctttggggactattttgacgcacagcgccctgcatgtctccctccaccatgaatggagttgaagttctctaaactctcataaaacagcgtctcagtcatcaggcagtgaattcagaaccagttcatgtaggaactttctgtaggagcttttagagggggatgtgtggttcctatcacagaGCTGTGAACAGCTCTGGCACATTAAAGATCATAGGGCCCATTTGGCCCAGTGTGACATGGAATATTTTGATGGCAAAATtgacaaaaagtaaataaaaatttatttaACATGAAGACAGAAAcagtttaattacatttttcatgatatgTCAATGATCACAACTTTTTATAAAAACTGCATACATTCAACAATATTTCACACACGTTGTTGACATTCATGGAAAAAAATTAACACCAAATCTGAGAAATCCCAATGAAATCCATAAATCCTCAGCAATATGCAAAATACATACCTCAGTGCTTGTACAGTCGAGAGCTTCATCTTCAATGATACAATCTGATACACTGAAGTGTTCCAGGAGGCTATTAGCAAACTTTATTGCTAAGAGTGTAAAGTCAAAGCTGTGGTTTCCAATGAGCACAGTCTGGTAAAAGAAACAAGAAGCAATGATTACTGTTACAACAAACTTGTATCACCATGAAgagctaaatatatatttattagtaTTTGTGTTCATAGCGGGCGGcacggtttcctcccacagtccaaagacatgtggtcaggctgtttggacatggtaaattgccccaggtgtgaatgtgtctgcctGTCggctctgtgatggactggcgacctgtccagggtgtatccttcagtatcttccagaaactgttcgggactcagacacagtctcaatctttaagactaggttgaaaacacacttgttcagtttagcttttggtaggtaatgttacccccctagataaaggcagcagatccaggggtccatggacacagggaattatagtaaactgagacgctggtgctgtcgtcccgctgctcgcacgcggtcactcaagtttgtggacggtggagcggagggatgccagactgtctcagagtgctgccgtgtctgtgtgtccttctggttctctcctgttagttaagctgtcatagtcagatctgccggggtcattagccacactctgtaaatgtttacattccctgttaatgtacaaacggatagaacaaaaatAATCCCAtctacctgttttttttttccgagtatacaaccgcccacatgtctggCTGGACACTAAAGGatgactgactgccgagccccctgctacccacttcagaccagctgcccacgcctcagctaccaccaacctccttggatgagctgcccaccctaccctgatgttctcatagactcctagatattcctaatatcaatattactgctattaatattagtagtataatcacttgtaggtagtttgaccagaggaggatgggtcccccctggtgagcctggttcctcccaaggtttcttcctcagttctgagggagtttttccttgccactgttgcccctggcttgcccactggggggggTTTCtatacattctgtacattctttcagtcctgtggaaactttgtcttttctgaaatcctgtaaagctgctttgtgacaacatccgttgtaaaaagcgctatacaaataaatttgatttgatttgatttgatatcctgccttccgcccgatgaccgctgggataggctccagcaccccccgcaacccagaaggagaagtggcttagaaggtgtgtgtgtgtgtgtgtgtgtgtgtgtgttcatagcCTTTATAGAAGACGATGTTCAGGGAATGCTGACTGTCAGTCTTATAGCAGTTCTGAAGTAACTAATCTATGATTAATTATTTTGCACAATGTCCAACCAGTCATCTCATCATTAAAATATACCTTTATTAAACGTTTTATATCCGTATCTTGCAGCCCAGGTACACATGCACACTTTCATTATACTGTCTGTCGCTGTggctaaatgaataaaaattcaTGCTAGAGTTACAGCTTAAAGAGTTCTGAGCGTCTTTCCACATTTCAGATCTTGCTGATGGACTTCATGCCACATTATATAAATTTGATGAGGCAGGAATCTGTGAACTAGGATCATTTCACGGTAATAGCAAGGGTCATAAGGATCCAGTGCTTTGGAGGGAATGTGTAGGCCGGCAGTCCGAATGCCTATGTGGGACGAGGGTTTCAGTCCAGCTTTTTCCAGACACATTCCCATGTAAACATCATCTATGGGTAGTATATTGATGGAGTGAGACATATTGTAGATGGTCCTTGCAGTAAAACGTGAAAGCAGGAAACCTCCTCCACCACAATAGGGAGGATACCTATCAGATTCATACACTTGGACTGGGATATAATATTTGCTGGCCGTATTCCTGATTGGTCCAACATACTGAATCAGGTGGCCAACAAATGAGTGTTTGTTGGCACCATCATCACCCAACCCTTGAAGATACACCACCATGTTATCTGTATTTGCAAAAATGTCATCATCCCCGTTGAGCAGGAAGTGGGCATTGGGGCAAAATTTCTCCATCCATTCTAAGAAAAGGATCTGCTTGAGTGTGAGGTTAAAGAAGGAATCATGAAAGTCCCACTGCAGAATGTCCTTGTGTTTACGGTTCTCTGCTTCCAGGAGTTTGTTCAGCCTCTGCTTTTCAAAGCTCTGTCCATCAGTCCCAGATATAAACACGATACGAATCCAAACACCGTTCTGCAGCCTCTCAGCAGCCCATGTTTTTCGCAGCACCTCCCTTCTGTCATAATTGGGTGGAGAACTCTTGATGACCAACAAAAGAAACACATCTGAAGATCGCTCTGGACCTCCACACTTGTCAGGAATGTTGAGCAGCATCGGAAAATGCCGACAATGTCTGTAATACAGGAAGTCCTGAATGTGTTGGGGCAAGGAGGAAAATCCACTGAAGTTGGAAACAGATGAGTTCTGTTCACATTTTGGTGGTAAACTTGAAAAAGCTTGAGGAGTCCCAGCATCTGTTTCCAGATTCCATTTATATCCAGGCTCCTCTTGGTTCTTGTCATGGATGTTTGTTCTCAGCAGTATGATCAAAGCGCCGACAATAAACAGAGCCACCATATCCAACTTCCAATACCTCACCCGGATTCCTAGATGGAAGAAGAGAATGTTAGCAAGTTAGATTTTCAGGCTAAAGTAAAAGGAAACACAGTCTGCaatcatataaacatataaaagtcCTAGCTGATGTAAAATGCACAATGGTTTTTGTCCTTGCTCTTTGATTGTCATCAAAGTCTGATTGAAACTTTCACTTTCAGATTATATGTATAAGAATCCTGACTGATGGCTTTGATTCTCAAAACCTCATGGGAGTTTCATGTGGAaacccgctggtgacatcctgtataaataaaaaataatgtttggccatgccttattaacatgtgggaacaagatcctaatgcatggccatgacttagtaagcagCGATTTCATTCCAAAGCCTTAtttagtcatggccacaacttaatcatctcattcccacaccttactaagttgtggccacacattagcatctcgttcccacatgttaataaggcatggccacactatttttatttatacaggatttcaccagtggggctccatAGTTTCTTGCAAACAAACAAGACTTTAATTCTTAACAAATATGGCAGATGGCAGCAAGGCTATTGGGCTTGGGACACAGATTGGGTGGCGACAAGACTTCTATACTCTGAGATTGCTATGTTGgcgttgtgtgtgtttgtcttctGCACAGAAAAAGTGTTCAGCTGGTTCAGCTTGGCTCTCATTGGTTGATGATCTTTCAGGCATGACATCAACATCACATCTTGCATTGGAGAATCAACATCCACCCTAAACTACAGGACATGTGTATTGAACATGTGTAATATTTAGGATTCACAGTCACAATTAGGGCCCTGACTGGACAAAGAGCAGATCAGAGGAGAAAAGACTGGATTACAGATGCTTTACACCACAAGATCATCTGGGAAGATCATTGTTTAAGACCACACACAAGATGTTTTGCAATTGAAAGGACAGCCTGATCATTggtattggtcaaagaatgttggagatggagctgccaggcagaaggagaagaggtagacctcagagaaggtttatggatgtagtgaaggtggacatggagatggttggtgtaaaagtagaggaggcagtggatagggcaagatggaggcagatgatctgctgtggcgacccctaaagggagcagccgaaagaagaaggaCAGCCTGATCATCCTGTAGTGAGGGTCAGACATTTGCCCCAAAAATAAGCCAGTCTTGAAATTAATGTAACACGTATGTAGTTAAACAGATTCCAGTAGAATGTGATTTTGATCATCTTCTCCTCTCAACATAGTCATCTGAGACTTTTCACAGTAGTCAGTCAGGTGTTCCTCCAGATTCTCCCTGAAACTGTTTTTATACCATAACAGTAACTTTTTCAACCTGAGTGCTTGTGATCAGTGATCAGTAAAGAATTCACTCCTGTATTACTGGAATCTCCTCTTAGTGTGATACAGCAGCGTTtagaagcagacagacagatcacagtgagagacagacaggctacAGTTCAGCCTCCACACGCAGATGGGGAGGAGGGGTAGTTTAGCACACTGTTACAGTGAAGTAAACAATAAGAACTACGTATATCCCCtcacatactgtacattcacAACAAGAACTCTtttgtaaaatgttatttaaaaatacagtttagaTGTTGTTGGAAataaaatttttatattttattttgctttagcTCTTTTATCGCAGTCAAACATGAACAGCATCTACTTTCAAACCATCTGttttcatcatgttttttttcaatagaactgttttgaaaagtgttctatgtagcaccaaaaaaaaggGCTCTTTTACcgtgacaagcttgacattgtaacaatagtaccctttttggtgctatatagaaccatatacataattaaaaatctaattaaatattaaacagggataattaaaaataacattcaaattataatatataattttaaaatgaaaattataatctataattttattaattattaatccaTATTTTAAATCTATTAAAAAATTATAGAACCAACCCTTGAACAActgtctttttaaagaatgtactAATCAGCCCATTTAATTTGATGGAGTTGTTTAAATTGAAGCCAATTCATTacacaaaaagaacatttgatTAAAGTTACCTTGACTAAATAAAGAGTGAGCAGACCATATAAAAAAGTCCAGCACTTTCAGCTCAGTGGACACCGTTTACAGTGACTGGGCTGTTTGAGCTAAAATCACTGCAGACCGTGAATCATTGACAGTTAGAAAGTCACTTTAACTCATATTTGAAGTTATTTTAAGCTTCAAGTTTTACTAATTCCAGCAGAACTGTTTAcaaaaaacactggaaatgaAATTCAGGCCAATATTTTAAGTTGACTCCACACTGAGGCTCACCCACATGCTGTGATTAAAGACTGACCTGATGACTGCAGTGGCCGCTGCACATGGGCAGCTAAATCTCTTCTGCCCCAGActtttctaaaatcttttaACATTGATTAGCTTTGGAAACAAAGGCAGTTTTaattcatccattttctaaggcacttttccctcagggtcactgaagcctatcccagcggtcaccagaggaaacccacacagacatggggagaacatacaaactccacacagagaggaccctggtcacccggccagggaatcgatcccaggccctcctcgctgtgaggcgacagcaccacgccaccatgccgccctgCTGTTTTAATCTTTAAAAGTTAATTTA
This portion of the Pygocentrus nattereri isolate fPygNat1 chromosome 1, fPygNat1.pri, whole genome shotgun sequence genome encodes:
- the LOC108415053 gene encoding N-acetyllactosaminide beta-1,3-N-acetylglucosaminyltransferase 3-like, whose product is MFRMFRRIRVRYWKLDMVALFIVGALIILLRTNIHDKNQEEPGYKWNLETDAGTPQAFSSLPPKCEQNSSVSNFSGFSSLPQHIQDFLYYRHCRHFPMLLNIPDKCGGPERSSDVFLLLVIKSSPPNYDRREVLRKTWAAERLQNGVWIRIVFISGTDGQSFEKQRLNKLLEAENRKHKDILQWDFHDSFFNLTLKQILFLEWMEKFCPNAHFLLNGDDDIFANTDNMVVYLQGLGDDGANKHSFVGHLIQYVGPIRNTASKYYIPVQVYESDRYPPYCGGGGFLLSRFTARTIYNMSHSINILPIDDVYMGMCLEKAGLKPSSHIGIRTAGLHIPSKALDPYDPCYYREMILVHRFLPHQIYIMWHEVHQQDLKCGKTLRTL